From the genome of Azospira restricta, one region includes:
- a CDS encoding c(7)-type cytochrome triheme domain-containing protein, whose translation MGLLLALAAVLFVDVQDAQAEYGDVVINNHSDGAGMRPVIFPHWFHRVRFACKVCHADLGFKFKAGGNDINMVKIIDGQFCGACHNGEVAWSVENCNLCHSAKPGTPTQVHESTIQKLAQPVGAPQKK comes from the coding sequence ATGGGCCTGCTGCTGGCGCTCGCCGCCGTGCTGTTCGTCGATGTCCAGGACGCGCAGGCGGAGTACGGCGACGTGGTGATCAACAACCACTCGGACGGCGCCGGCATGCGCCCGGTGATCTTCCCGCACTGGTTCCACCGTGTCCGCTTCGCCTGCAAGGTCTGCCACGCCGACCTCGGCTTCAAGTTCAAGGCCGGCGGCAACGACATCAACATGGTCAAGATCATCGACGGCCAGTTCTGCGGCGCCTGCCACAACGGCGAGGTGGCGTGGTCGGTCGAGAACTGCAACCTGTGCCATTCCGCCAAGCCGGGCACGCCCACGCAGGTGCATGAGAGCACCATCCAGAAGCTCGCGCAGCCGGTCGGCGCGCCCCAGAAGAAATAA
- the ccsA gene encoding cytochrome c biogenesis protein CcsA, with protein MDYLLELKVLWAAIVAYVLGGVLAIVSVALGRRDERKILALMLAGLVLHTVSLGMRWERVGHGPFITLFEILSSNVWSLMLAFVVAYWRIPKIRASAAVVMPIMFVMMGWLMVAHPGEGHFPPTYHTPWLFIHIGLAKVFLGAVLVAVGLAGVILLRRAGIGLRRFATLPADERLEELAFRCLALGIIFDSLMLIAGAIWAQDAWGRYWAWDPLETWSFVTWLLLAVALHLRVTYRPAPARTAWMVMAVFVMAFLTFFGVPFISTSPHKGAV; from the coding sequence ATGGATTATCTGCTTGAACTGAAGGTGTTGTGGGCGGCGATCGTCGCCTATGTGCTCGGCGGCGTGCTGGCGATCGTCTCGGTGGCGCTCGGCCGGCGCGACGAGCGCAAGATACTGGCGCTGATGCTGGCCGGCCTCGTGCTGCACACGGTGTCGCTGGGCATGCGCTGGGAGCGCGTCGGCCACGGCCCGTTCATCACGCTGTTCGAGATCCTGTCGTCGAACGTGTGGAGCCTGATGCTCGCCTTCGTCGTCGCCTACTGGCGGATTCCGAAGATCCGCGCCTCGGCGGCGGTGGTGATGCCGATCATGTTCGTGATGATGGGCTGGCTGATGGTCGCGCATCCGGGCGAGGGGCATTTCCCGCCGACCTACCATACGCCCTGGCTGTTCATCCACATCGGCCTGGCCAAGGTCTTCCTCGGCGCGGTGCTGGTCGCCGTCGGCCTGGCCGGCGTCATCCTGCTGCGCCGCGCCGGCATCGGCCTGCGCCGCTTCGCCACGCTGCCGGCGGACGAGCGGCTGGAGGAACTGGCCTTCCGCTGTCTCGCGCTCGGCATCATCTTCGACAGCCTGATGCTGATCGCCGGCGCCATCTGGGCGCAGGACGCCTGGGGCCGCTACTGGGCGTGGGATCCGCTCGAAACCTGGTCCTTCGTCACCTGGCTGCTGCTCGCAGTGGCGCTGCACCTGCGGGTGACCTACAGGCCGGCGCCGGCGCGCACCGCGTGGATGGTGATGGCGGTGTTCGTGATGGCCTTCCTGACCTTCTTCGGGGTGCCGTTCATTTCGACGTCGCCGCACAAGGGGGCCGTCTGA
- a CDS encoding c(7)-type cytochrome triheme domain-containing protein: MPIAKDGVHDPRSPAAKQLQEPQEALSRLTPDTTGNQVRWVQSLEKGEINPREKLFPQTEVKKLDQDILLNLKGGMPIVRFPHKQHTEWLDCSNCHDHLFERETGKTKISMFNILQGEQCGVCHGAVAFPLTECYRCHSVTRPGQTKNLPTHMNPQFHMPGRKGP, translated from the coding sequence TTGCCGATCGCGAAGGACGGCGTTCATGATCCGCGCTCGCCCGCGGCCAAGCAGCTGCAGGAGCCGCAGGAAGCGCTCTCCCGGCTGACGCCGGACACCACCGGCAACCAGGTGCGCTGGGTGCAGTCCCTGGAAAAGGGCGAGATCAACCCGCGCGAGAAGCTCTTCCCGCAGACCGAGGTGAAGAAGCTCGACCAGGACATCCTGCTCAACCTCAAGGGCGGCATGCCGATCGTGCGCTTCCCGCACAAGCAGCACACCGAGTGGCTGGACTGCTCGAACTGCCACGACCACCTGTTCGAGCGCGAGACCGGCAAGACCAAGATCTCGATGTTCAACATCCTGCAGGGCGAACAGTGCGGCGTCTGCCACGGCGCCGTCGCTTTCCCGCTGACCGAGTGCTACCGCTGCCACAGCGTCACCCGGCCGGGGCAGACGAAGAACCTGCCGACGCACATGAACCCGCAGTTTCACATGCCCGGGAGGAAGGGGCCGTGA
- a CDS encoding cytochrome c biogenesis protein ResB gives MQESSVIAAGPPSPWSERWRVWRNWLGSLRFALVNLLLLFAGVWVVYLELPGALWALVLPLASSALNLLVAIAVNGAFRRQLPLLAFHLALLAIVVLVALGRLTYLRGAVEIVDGGEFDGVLTTRDAGPWHAGRLAEVRFANLGFAIDYDPGLRRGQTRNEVAYRDADGAVVRTTIGDQTPLRLLGYRFYTSFNKGFAPSFVWHPAGGGEPAFGAVHLPSYPLNEYEQARDWEIPGTGIPIWTMLRFDEIVLDPDKTDQFKLPGRHDVVVRIGEQRWEMRPGMAVDLPAGRLQYVGVRGWMGYSVFYDWTVPWLLAAAVTAVLALGWHYWRKFAARPWNQAKDDGLSA, from the coding sequence ATGCAAGAATCCTCCGTGATCGCCGCCGGGCCGCCCTCGCCGTGGTCCGAGCGCTGGCGGGTGTGGCGCAACTGGCTGGGGTCGCTGCGCTTCGCGCTGGTCAATCTGCTGCTGCTGTTCGCCGGCGTCTGGGTCGTCTACCTCGAGCTGCCCGGAGCCCTGTGGGCGCTGGTGCTGCCGCTCGCCAGCAGCGCCTTGAACCTGCTGGTCGCGATCGCCGTCAACGGCGCCTTCCGCCGGCAGCTGCCGCTGCTTGCCTTCCATCTGGCGCTGCTGGCGATCGTCGTGCTCGTCGCGCTCGGCCGCCTCACCTATCTGCGCGGCGCGGTCGAGATCGTCGATGGCGGCGAGTTCGACGGCGTGCTGACCACGCGGGATGCCGGCCCGTGGCATGCCGGCAGGCTGGCCGAGGTGCGTTTCGCCAACCTCGGCTTCGCGATCGATTATGATCCGGGCCTGCGGCGCGGGCAGACGCGCAACGAGGTCGCCTACCGGGACGCCGACGGCGCCGTGGTGCGCACGACCATCGGCGACCAGACGCCGCTGCGGCTCCTCGGCTACCGCTTCTACACCAGCTTCAACAAGGGCTTTGCGCCCAGCTTCGTGTGGCATCCGGCGGGCGGCGGCGAGCCCGCGTTCGGCGCCGTGCACCTGCCGTCGTATCCGCTCAACGAATACGAGCAGGCGCGCGACTGGGAGATTCCGGGGACCGGCATTCCGATCTGGACGATGCTGCGCTTCGACGAGATCGTCCTCGATCCGGACAAGACGGACCAGTTCAAGCTGCCGGGCCGGCACGACGTGGTCGTCCGCATCGGCGAGCAGCGCTGGGAGATGCGGCCGGGGATGGCGGTCGATCTGCCTGCCGGGCGCCTGCAGTACGTCGGCGTGCGCGGCTGGATGGGGTATTCGGTTTTCTACGACTGGACCGTGCCGTGGCTGCTCGCGGCGGCCGTCACCGCCGTGCTCGCACTGGGCTGGCACTACTGGAGGAAGTTCGCGGCGCGGCCGTGGAATCAGGCGAAGGACGATGGATTATCTGCTTGA
- a CDS encoding 6-bladed beta-propeller gives MRAATVLILALLLGACATSGEKPVLQFGAQVEIGRKGTMFPAQQAEEIPRYIYVGQLTGEENFVWPEPKKDTLGSFFRWLVGLVGGDSAPEALMRPQHGAIDESGRILITDISRQAVAVFDPVAGQLVFWDKAVGYQGFVAPVGIALGSQGDAYVADAELALVARLDKDGNSLGVFGRGMLQRPTGVAWDAKRKRLYVADTHAHDIKVFDESGQFVGHFGERGDGKGEFNFPTFLTLAGDELYVSDTMNARIQVVSAETGEFRRSLGTRGTYVGNLVRPKGVSVDGEGNVYVVESYHDHLLVFNRRGEFLMPIGGGAGQDIGQYYLPSGVWIDAQNRIFLADTFNGRIVVYQFLGGGAENE, from the coding sequence ATGAGAGCGGCGACCGTCCTCATCCTCGCGCTGCTGCTCGGCGCCTGCGCGACGAGCGGCGAGAAGCCGGTGCTGCAGTTCGGCGCGCAGGTCGAGATCGGCCGCAAGGGGACGATGTTCCCGGCGCAGCAGGCCGAGGAAATCCCGCGCTACATCTACGTCGGCCAGCTCACCGGCGAGGAGAACTTTGTCTGGCCGGAGCCGAAGAAGGACACGCTCGGCAGCTTCTTCCGCTGGCTGGTCGGCCTCGTCGGCGGCGACAGCGCGCCGGAGGCGCTGATGCGGCCGCAGCACGGCGCCATCGACGAGTCCGGCCGCATCCTGATCACCGACATCAGCCGGCAGGCGGTCGCGGTCTTCGATCCGGTGGCCGGCCAGCTGGTGTTCTGGGACAAGGCGGTCGGCTACCAGGGTTTCGTCGCCCCGGTCGGCATCGCGCTCGGCAGCCAGGGCGACGCCTATGTCGCCGATGCCGAGCTGGCGCTGGTGGCGCGCCTCGACAAGGACGGCAACAGCCTCGGCGTGTTCGGCCGCGGCATGCTGCAGCGGCCGACCGGCGTCGCCTGGGATGCGAAGCGCAAGCGCCTCTACGTCGCCGACACGCATGCGCACGACATCAAGGTGTTCGACGAGTCCGGCCAGTTCGTCGGCCATTTCGGCGAACGCGGCGACGGCAAGGGCGAGTTCAACTTCCCGACCTTCCTCACGCTCGCCGGCGACGAGCTGTACGTCAGCGACACGATGAACGCCCGCATCCAGGTGGTTTCCGCCGAGACCGGCGAGTTCCGGCGCAGCCTCGGAACGCGCGGCACCTACGTCGGCAACCTGGTGCGGCCGAAGGGGGTCTCGGTCGACGGCGAGGGCAACGTCTACGTGGTCGAGTCGTACCACGACCATCTGCTGGTCTTCAACCGCCGCGGCGAGTTCCTGATGCCGATCGGCGGCGGCGCGGGACAGGACATCGGGCAGTACTACCTGCCCTCCGGCGTGTGGATCGATGCGCAGAACCGCATCTTCCTCGCCGATACCTTCAACGGACGCATCGTCGTCTATCAGTTCCTCGGTGGCGGGGCGGAAAATGAATAA
- a CDS encoding cytochrome c3 family protein, giving the protein MNKAILRILGTGAVVAVGLAAFVGDSWSARESNVRATKHNLSKDWYGGGADPRTVKATSETQVCVFCHTPHAATPAVTPLWNKQVSGATYTTYTSSSLDAQAIAGTLAQPGGSSKLCLSCHDGTLAIGNVNVLNGAGSTGTQGTQSIALSGTGGGGTMAPGSGTTTGFTRFLGTDLSNDHPISVTYNKLLSDRDGEIRDATLNATDGTWEWVNAGTRIIGVRSHRTQGGSGQPQKPVLPLEKTGSDTDAGQVQCASCHDPHIRETDTTKGNQKFLRLNRFQESAPANAYSQDGDIICLACHNKNRGSGAWAYSAHANPLVATQTYTSAAATQREFPANMQVWKAACLNCHDTHSVPGSRRLLREGTDGVGTPKSGGSSAIEETCYQCHTNSAASAITPTTTVPDIKTDFTTSTVRMPISSTNQPAGTEVHDIGGSFNDATFVDCTGTTNKCGKDFLESRAKLGAGNLSNRHAECTDCHNPHRVVKFRDFRGLAGSGNLNGTPDAAGTHTHTETTGYTHTNIASGVLRGTWGVEPTYGSASFHSLPSGYVVKRGDPGSATDTSAAATYVTREYQVCLKCHSDYGYSDNNTYPTGNRPNLGSFTGGTPSGRNGLTQYTNQAKEFQAPAAHKGASTQTDSGAGASYTTNNQRSWHPVMDNTGRTLAVRGGMSNSWRLPWSNAVGTQTMYCSDCHGSSTAATSVIPAGGENGSPWGPHGSANDFLLKGAWTDATSETANLLCFKCHDSTAYIGGETNTQNTGFWQSSKGNLHRYHDARIGRSYFRCTWCHIAVPHGWKNKALLVNLSDVGPEAGLTAGTAIADSVAINGYSKEPYYYKAVNKIKTFKTSGSWAIGDCGNGDSDKWMRSNPDASRGEGICKNPP; this is encoded by the coding sequence ATGAATAAGGCCATACTCAGGATTCTCGGCACCGGTGCCGTCGTCGCGGTCGGGCTCGCGGCCTTCGTCGGCGACTCGTGGTCGGCGCGCGAGTCGAACGTGCGCGCGACCAAGCACAACCTGTCCAAGGACTGGTACGGCGGCGGTGCCGACCCGCGGACGGTGAAGGCGACCAGCGAGACGCAGGTCTGCGTCTTCTGCCATACGCCGCACGCGGCGACGCCGGCGGTGACGCCGCTGTGGAACAAGCAGGTCTCGGGCGCCACCTACACGACCTACACCTCGTCCTCGCTCGACGCGCAGGCGATCGCCGGCACGCTGGCACAACCCGGCGGCAGCTCCAAGCTGTGCCTCTCCTGCCACGACGGCACGCTGGCGATCGGCAACGTGAACGTGCTCAACGGCGCCGGCTCGACCGGCACCCAGGGCACGCAGAGCATCGCCCTGTCCGGCACCGGCGGCGGCGGCACGATGGCGCCGGGCAGCGGCACCACCACCGGCTTCACCCGCTTCCTCGGCACCGACCTGTCCAACGACCACCCGATCTCGGTGACCTACAACAAACTGCTGTCGGATCGCGACGGTGAAATCCGCGACGCGACGCTGAACGCCACCGACGGCACCTGGGAATGGGTCAACGCCGGCACGCGCATCATCGGCGTGCGTAGCCACCGCACGCAGGGCGGCAGCGGCCAGCCGCAGAAACCGGTGCTGCCGCTGGAGAAGACCGGCAGCGACACCGATGCCGGCCAGGTGCAGTGCGCCAGCTGCCACGATCCGCACATCCGCGAGACCGACACCACCAAGGGCAACCAGAAGTTCCTGCGCCTCAACCGCTTCCAGGAATCGGCGCCGGCCAATGCCTACAGCCAGGACGGCGACATCATCTGCCTGGCCTGCCACAACAAGAACCGCGGCAGTGGCGCCTGGGCGTATTCGGCGCACGCCAACCCGCTGGTGGCGACGCAGACCTATACCAGCGCAGCGGCGACCCAGCGCGAGTTTCCGGCGAACATGCAGGTGTGGAAAGCGGCCTGCCTGAACTGCCACGACACGCACAGCGTGCCCGGTTCGCGCCGGCTGCTGCGCGAGGGCACCGACGGCGTCGGCACGCCGAAGTCCGGCGGCAGCTCGGCGATCGAGGAGACCTGCTACCAGTGCCACACCAACAGCGCCGCCAGCGCGATCACGCCGACGACGACGGTGCCGGACATCAAGACCGACTTCACGACCTCGACCGTCCGCATGCCGATCAGCTCGACGAACCAGCCGGCCGGCACCGAGGTGCACGACATCGGCGGCAGCTTCAACGATGCGACCTTCGTGGACTGCACCGGGACGACCAACAAGTGCGGCAAGGACTTCCTCGAATCGCGGGCCAAGCTCGGTGCCGGCAACCTCAGCAACCGGCATGCCGAATGCACCGACTGCCACAATCCGCACCGCGTGGTGAAGTTCCGCGACTTCCGCGGCCTCGCCGGCTCGGGCAACCTGAACGGTACCCCGGATGCCGCGGGAACCCACACCCACACCGAGACCACCGGCTACACCCATACCAACATCGCCTCCGGCGTGCTGCGCGGGACCTGGGGCGTCGAGCCGACCTACGGTTCGGCGTCGTTCCACTCCCTTCCGTCCGGCTACGTCGTCAAGCGCGGCGACCCGGGCAGCGCCACCGACACCAGCGCCGCAGCGACCTATGTCACGCGTGAGTACCAGGTCTGCCTGAAGTGCCATTCGGACTACGGTTACTCGGACAACAACACCTATCCGACCGGCAACCGGCCGAACCTGGGCAGCTTCACCGGCGGCACGCCGAGCGGTCGGAACGGCCTGACCCAATACACCAACCAGGCGAAGGAATTCCAGGCGCCGGCCGCGCACAAGGGGGCGTCGACGCAGACCGACAGCGGCGCGGGCGCCAGCTACACGACGAACAACCAGCGCTCGTGGCACCCGGTCATGGACAATACCGGGCGCACGCTGGCGGTGCGGGGCGGCATGAGCAACTCGTGGCGGTTGCCGTGGAGCAACGCCGTCGGCACGCAGACGATGTACTGCTCCGACTGCCACGGATCGAGCACTGCCGCGACCAGCGTCATTCCCGCCGGCGGCGAAAACGGCAGCCCGTGGGGGCCGCACGGCTCGGCCAACGACTTTCTGCTGAAGGGGGCGTGGACCGATGCCACGAGCGAAACCGCAAACCTGCTCTGCTTCAAGTGCCACGACAGCACGGCCTACATCGGCGGCGAGACGAATACCCAGAACACCGGTTTCTGGCAGTCGTCGAAAGGCAACCTGCACCGCTATCACGATGCCAGGATCGGTCGCAGCTATTTCAGATGCACCTGGTGCCATATCGCGGTGCCGCATGGCTGGAAGAACAAGGCGCTGCTGGTCAACCTGAGCGACGTCGGTCCCGAGGCCGGCCTGACGGCCGGGACGGCGATCGCCGACAGCGTGGCGATCAACGGCTATTCGAAGGAGCCGTACTATTACAAGGCGGTCAACAAGATCAAGACCTTCAAGACCAGCGGCAGCTGGGCGATCGGCGACTGCGGCAACGGCGATTCCGACAAATGGATGCGCTCCAACCCCGATGCGTCGCGAGGCGAGGGCATATGCAAGAATCCTCCGTGA
- a CDS encoding c(7)-type cytochrome triheme domain-containing protein: protein MKKLQLIASMMLGLAAAGSASADSGKDVYTKVCAVCHAGGIAAAPRFGNAGDWAPRIAKGVPTLYQSALKGTPKGMPAKGGNLTLPDADVKAAVDYMIAAAGGAKAAAAEPKKEAKPEPKKEAKAEAKPEPKKEVAKEEAPKAAPAPAPVAVASAAAEAAPAPTVSAADVNSFNRLLKPASKRNLPPAEDGIHDPSNDGTHALQPPLAAFGSLPKSFAGNRVNWVEAISTGKIKPRYDRVDATAEPIIMDMNVVREVKGSMPDVVYPHKQHTQWLDCSNCHPAIFTPQKGANQISMAAILLGEKCGVCHGKVAFPVSECRLCHSKKKDLAPSAQATAK, encoded by the coding sequence ATGAAAAAACTGCAACTGATTGCCTCGATGATGCTCGGTCTTGCCGCCGCGGGAAGCGCTTCCGCCGATTCCGGCAAGGATGTCTATACCAAGGTCTGTGCCGTCTGCCACGCCGGCGGCATCGCCGCCGCGCCGCGCTTCGGCAATGCCGGCGACTGGGCGCCGCGCATCGCCAAGGGCGTGCCGACGCTGTACCAGAGCGCGCTCAAGGGGACGCCGAAGGGGATGCCGGCGAAGGGCGGCAACCTGACGCTGCCGGACGCCGACGTCAAGGCCGCGGTCGACTACATGATCGCCGCCGCCGGCGGTGCCAAGGCCGCGGCGGCCGAGCCGAAGAAGGAAGCGAAGCCCGAGCCGAAGAAGGAAGCGAAGGCTGAAGCCAAGCCCGAGCCGAAGAAGGAAGTCGCCAAGGAGGAGGCGCCCAAGGCGGCGCCCGCGCCGGCCCCGGTCGCCGTCGCGTCTGCGGCGGCGGAAGCCGCGCCGGCGCCGACGGTCTCGGCCGCCGACGTCAACTCCTTCAACCGCCTGCTCAAGCCGGCCAGCAAGCGCAACCTGCCGCCGGCCGAGGACGGCATCCACGACCCGTCGAACGACGGCACGCACGCGCTGCAGCCGCCGCTGGCCGCTTTCGGCAGCCTGCCGAAGAGCTTCGCCGGCAACCGCGTGAACTGGGTCGAGGCGATCAGCACCGGCAAGATCAAGCCGCGCTACGACCGGGTCGATGCGACCGCCGAGCCGATCATCATGGACATGAACGTCGTCCGCGAGGTCAAGGGCTCGATGCCGGACGTCGTCTATCCGCACAAGCAGCACACGCAGTGGCTCGACTGCTCCAACTGCCACCCGGCGATCTTCACGCCGCAGAAGGGCGCCAACCAGATCAGCATGGCGGCGATCCTGCTCGGCGAGAAGTGCGGCGTCTGCCACGGCAAGGTCGCCTTCCCGGTGTCCGAGTGCCGCCTGTGCCACTCGAAGAAGAAGGATCTGGCGCCGTCGGCTCAGGCGACCGCCAAGTAA
- a CDS encoding heme ABC transporter permease yields MNNRLINWFKYASPQSFYPLAGKLIPWFAAAAVVFGAAGLWLGLAVAPTDFQQGEGYRIIFVHVPASWMSMFIYLVMAFWAGLGLAYNTRLSGMMAQALAPTGALMAFLSLWTGALWGKPMWGTWWVWDARLTSELILLFLYIGFIALQASIDDPRRADKAGAVLALVGVVNIPIIYFSVKWWNTLHQGSSVSLTKSPSMAALMLWGMLLMALAFWMYSIAVALYRVRGIMLERERGSEWVKSVLQAEGTK; encoded by the coding sequence ATGAACAACCGCCTGATCAACTGGTTCAAGTACGCCTCGCCGCAGAGCTTCTACCCGCTCGCCGGGAAGCTGATCCCGTGGTTCGCCGCGGCGGCCGTCGTCTTCGGCGCCGCCGGGCTGTGGCTGGGCCTCGCCGTCGCGCCGACCGACTTCCAGCAGGGCGAGGGCTACCGCATCATCTTCGTGCACGTCCCGGCCTCGTGGATGAGCATGTTCATCTACCTGGTGATGGCCTTCTGGGCCGGCCTCGGGCTGGCCTACAACACGCGGCTGTCCGGGATGATGGCGCAGGCGCTGGCGCCGACCGGGGCGCTGATGGCCTTCCTCTCGCTGTGGACCGGCGCGCTGTGGGGCAAGCCGATGTGGGGCACCTGGTGGGTGTGGGACGCACGGCTGACCTCGGAGCTGATCCTGCTCTTCCTCTACATCGGCTTCATCGCGCTGCAGGCCTCGATCGACGACCCGCGCCGCGCCGACAAGGCCGGCGCCGTGCTGGCGCTGGTCGGCGTCGTGAACATCCCGATCATCTACTTCTCGGTGAAGTGGTGGAACACGCTGCACCAGGGCTCGTCGGTGAGCCTGACCAAGTCGCCGTCGATGGCCGCGCTGATGCTGTGGGGCATGCTGCTGATGGCGCTGGCGTTCTGGATGTACAGCATCGCCGTCGCGCTCTACCGGGTGCGCGGCATCATGCTCGAGCGCGAGCGCGGCAGCGAATGGGTGAAGAGCGTGCTGCAGGCGGAGGGTACGAAATGA
- a CDS encoding cbb3-type cytochrome c oxidase subunit I, which yields MELSSNPPGEAGRRDAVLWLALAICAVAVSGLFAVLIALARVPALGTLFPGPEFYRVALTLHVNLSQGVWFMAFAGVLWSLAAPRAPGETGRAAWWAAAGGALGMVLSVADGRPEAIMSNYVPVLDSPLFLAALALFGIGVLIKAAQGARAGCPWPLRDAADVQRLALFLAALETLAVFALLLAAGVAMPGGETGYAYFETLFWGGGHLWQFALASLLMVCWLELAPAGAQRLAPGALAAIVGAGALPVLAALAVPFLHVPESAEYVHAYTWLMQWTSWQAPLALALALAWSARGRWGREIAPGFGLSLLLFVAGLLLGSLIDGQTTLVTAHYHGTIGAVTLGFMAASFALLPRLGIAAPGRRALRLQLGFYGYGILLMMAGLAGAGLMGAPRKTPGDLSATWGVETFSRICLGVGGLLATIGILMFAVLLVRRLFPAVSAAYSR from the coding sequence ATGGAACTGTCGTCGAATCCGCCGGGCGAAGCCGGCCGCCGCGACGCCGTCCTCTGGCTGGCGCTGGCGATCTGCGCGGTGGCGGTGTCCGGGCTGTTCGCCGTGCTCATCGCGCTCGCCCGCGTGCCGGCGCTGGGTACGCTGTTTCCCGGCCCGGAGTTCTACCGCGTCGCGCTGACGCTGCACGTGAACCTGTCGCAGGGCGTCTGGTTCATGGCCTTCGCCGGCGTGCTGTGGAGCCTCGCCGCGCCGCGCGCGCCGGGAGAAACCGGCCGCGCCGCCTGGTGGGCTGCCGCCGGCGGTGCGCTCGGCATGGTGCTGTCGGTCGCCGACGGGCGGCCGGAGGCGATCATGAGCAACTACGTGCCGGTGCTCGACAGCCCGCTGTTCCTGGCCGCGCTGGCGCTGTTCGGGATCGGCGTGCTGATCAAGGCAGCGCAGGGCGCGCGCGCGGGCTGCCCGTGGCCGCTGCGCGACGCCGCCGACGTGCAGCGCCTGGCGCTGTTCCTGGCCGCGCTTGAAACGCTCGCGGTGTTCGCGCTGCTGCTCGCGGCCGGTGTCGCGATGCCCGGCGGCGAAACCGGCTATGCCTATTTCGAGACGCTGTTCTGGGGCGGCGGCCACCTCTGGCAGTTCGCGCTGGCCAGCCTGCTGATGGTCTGCTGGCTGGAACTGGCGCCGGCGGGGGCGCAGCGCCTCGCGCCCGGAGCGCTGGCCGCGATCGTCGGCGCCGGAGCGCTGCCGGTGCTGGCGGCACTTGCCGTGCCGTTCCTGCATGTGCCCGAGTCGGCGGAATACGTGCACGCCTACACCTGGCTGATGCAGTGGACCAGTTGGCAGGCACCGCTCGCGCTGGCGCTGGCGCTCGCCTGGAGCGCGCGCGGTCGGTGGGGCCGGGAAATCGCGCCGGGCTTCGGCCTGTCGCTGCTGCTCTTCGTCGCCGGCCTGCTGCTCGGTTCGCTGATCGACGGCCAGACGACGCTGGTCACCGCGCACTACCACGGCACCATCGGCGCCGTGACGCTCGGCTTCATGGCCGCCAGCTTCGCGCTGCTGCCGCGGTTGGGGATCGCCGCGCCGGGGCGGCGCGCGCTCCGCCTGCAGCTCGGCTTCTACGGCTACGGCATCCTGCTGATGATGGCCGGGCTCGCCGGCGCCGGGCTGATGGGCGCGCCGCGCAAGACCCCGGGCGACCTGTCGGCGACCTGGGGGGTCGAGACCTTCTCGCGCATCTGCCTCGGCGTCGGCGGCCTGCTGGCGACGATCGGCATCCTGATGTTCGCCGTGCTGCTCGTCCGCCGCCTGTTCCCGGCGGTGTCGGCGGCCTATTCGCGATGA
- a CDS encoding tetratricopeptide repeat protein translates to MEDPAPAAPRQRPRDVRWRALLLTLAAIVAGGLLLEWSGRFPEFGGAPQAKARHVQQKRAEEVEQRFNQGVVMLHAKQYDHALTAFHRVLELAPQMPEAYVNAGFALLGKGEYKAAADFFDEATTLNSGQINAYYGLAVALEGLGERRAAIEAMRAYLHRAPADDPYRRKAEAAVWEWSASLPKAQAPEPPRKK, encoded by the coding sequence ATGGAAGACCCCGCGCCCGCCGCCCCGCGTCAGCGTCCGCGCGACGTCCGCTGGCGCGCGCTGCTGCTGACGCTGGCCGCGATCGTCGCCGGCGGCCTGCTGCTCGAATGGTCCGGCCGCTTCCCGGAGTTCGGCGGCGCGCCGCAGGCGAAGGCCAGGCACGTCCAGCAGAAACGCGCCGAGGAGGTCGAGCAGCGCTTCAATCAGGGCGTCGTGATGCTGCATGCGAAGCAGTACGACCATGCGCTGACCGCCTTCCACCGCGTCCTCGAACTGGCGCCGCAGATGCCGGAGGCCTACGTCAACGCCGGCTTCGCGCTGCTCGGCAAGGGCGAGTACAAGGCCGCCGCCGATTTCTTCGACGAGGCGACGACCTTGAACAGCGGCCAGATCAATGCCTACTACGGGCTGGCGGTGGCGCTCGAAGGCCTCGGCGAGCGGCGCGCGGCGATCGAGGCGATGCGGGCCTACCTGCACCGTGCGCCGGCCGACGACCCCTATCGGCGCAAGGCCGAAGCCGCGGTCTGGGAGTGGAGCGCGTCGCTGCCGAAAGCGCAGGCGCCGGAACCGCCGAGGAAGAAATAG
- a CDS encoding c(7)-type cytochrome triheme domain-containing protein, translated as MIARLVLAFAALALALFVDIPDATAEYADVVINKRAEKEGMRPVVFPHWFHRIRFRCKVCHAELGFKMHAGSNDVTMAAIIDGKFCGACHNNDIAWSVEKCDLCHSGKRGLPSGIYGGHETSGPGRW; from the coding sequence GTGATCGCGCGCCTCGTCCTGGCGTTCGCCGCGCTGGCGCTGGCCTTGTTCGTCGACATTCCGGACGCGACGGCCGAGTACGCCGACGTCGTCATCAACAAGCGCGCCGAGAAGGAGGGGATGCGGCCGGTGGTCTTCCCGCACTGGTTCCACCGCATCCGCTTCCGCTGCAAGGTGTGCCATGCCGAGCTCGGCTTCAAGATGCACGCCGGGTCCAATGATGTGACAATGGCGGCCATCATCGACGGCAAGTTCTGCGGAGCCTGCCACAACAACGATATCGCCTGGAGCGTCGAGAAGTGCGACCTCTGCCATTCGGGCAAGCGCGGCTTGCCTTCGGGAATCTACGGTGGACATGAGACGTCCGGCCCCGGTCGCTGGTAG